The following proteins come from a genomic window of Mammaliicoccus sp. Marseille-Q6498:
- the thiD gene encoding bifunctional hydroxymethylpyrimidine kinase/phosphomethylpyrimidine kinase codes for MNKPKIALTIAGTDPTGGAGIMADLKSFQASGVYGMAVPTSIVSQNTLGVQDVYHLPIEVIESQLSSVFDDETPHAIKTGMIASEDMMQVIKPYIVQTDKPYVIDPVMVAKSGDSLMDDRGKDKLKTILLPLATVVTPNVPEAEEITGMKIETEDEIKKAGSFFLNEIGSKGVIIKGGHLEGDAIDYLFTKDGMRSWKSERFDTKHTHGTGCTFSAVITAELAKGHTIEEAVETAKRFITLAIKYTPEIGKGRGPVNHFAYQKIEGLDYE; via the coding sequence ATGAATAAACCTAAAATTGCTTTAACAATAGCGGGTACGGATCCAACTGGTGGAGCAGGCATTATGGCTGATTTAAAATCTTTCCAAGCTTCTGGTGTATATGGAATGGCTGTACCTACAAGTATTGTGTCTCAAAATACTTTAGGTGTACAAGATGTTTATCATTTACCAATTGAGGTGATTGAAAGTCAGTTATCGAGTGTTTTTGATGATGAAACGCCGCACGCTATTAAAACGGGAATGATCGCTTCAGAAGATATGATGCAAGTTATAAAGCCGTATATTGTTCAAACTGACAAACCATATGTTATTGATCCAGTCATGGTTGCTAAAAGTGGTGACTCATTAATGGATGATAGAGGAAAAGATAAACTTAAGACTATATTATTGCCTTTAGCAACTGTTGTAACGCCAAATGTTCCAGAAGCTGAAGAAATAACAGGAATGAAAATTGAAACTGAGGATGAGATTAAAAAAGCAGGGTCATTTTTCTTGAATGAAATAGGCAGTAAAGGTGTAATCATTAAAGGCGGACATCTTGAAGGCGACGCAATTGATTATTTATTTACTAAAGATGGAATGAGAAGTTGGAAGAGTGAACGTTTTGACACTAAGCATACGCATGGAACGGGATGTACATTCAGTGCTGTTATTACGGCTGAATTAGCGAAAGGTCACACGATTGAAGAAGCGGTTGAAACAGCAAAAAGATTTATTACATTGGCTATAAAATATACACCTGAAATTGGAAAAGGTAGAGGGCCAGTAAATCATTTTGCATACCAAAAAATTGAGGGATTAGATTATGAATAA
- the ssb gene encoding single-stranded DNA-binding protein has translation MLNKSVLVGRLTKDPAYFKKGDIMISTFCLAVERGYRSKEGTMVVDFIVCKAFGKLAFNIHEYTKKGQLVALTGQIQSRAYIKEQKKQYVTEIICETIKFLNMPSSNKSTIPQSKEEISDLISESAETYSEDLSTQFKKERREVEKKARESSDDNLSQEMITQYSDVIEAIKPNTESSNSTQTSHKTKVTSS, from the coding sequence ATGCTAAATAAATCGGTTTTAGTAGGGCGGCTAACGAAAGATCCTGCATATTTTAAAAAGGGTGATATTATGATTTCGACATTTTGTTTAGCTGTAGAAAGAGGATATAGGTCCAAAGAAGGTACTATGGTTGTAGATTTCATCGTATGTAAAGCGTTTGGTAAATTAGCATTTAATATTCATGAATATACTAAAAAGGGACAACTTGTCGCGTTAACTGGACAAATACAATCACGTGCTTATATTAAAGAACAAAAAAAACAATATGTTACAGAAATCATATGTGAAACCATCAAGTTTTTAAACATGCCTTCTAGTAATAAATCGACAATACCACAGTCAAAAGAGGAGATAAGTGATTTAATAAGTGAAAGTGCTGAGACTTATTCAGAAGATTTATCTACTCAATTTAAAAAAGAAAGACGCGAAGTCGAGAAGAAGGCTCGAGAAAGTAGTGACGATAATCTGTCACAAGAAATGATTACACAGTATAGTGATGTGATAGAGGCTATAAAACCAAATACAGAAAGTTCAAATAGCACGCAAACTTCACATAAAACAAAAGTTACTTCTTCATAG
- a CDS encoding LysM peptidoglycan-binding domain-containing protein, giving the protein MKKLLAVSTAAVAVTTGVTATADAATHTVKSGETLYSISKKYNTTVDAIKSENGLKSNLILANQVIKVNESKAATEYTVVSGDTLGKIASKYDVTVSQLKAWNNLSSDLIIVGQKLSLQAPTQAPVAQAPAQTQVAAPTYSYETSTQSYEAPTQTYQAPAQETYKVHTSQTSYEAPAQTSTVSSGGSTKAQFLAAGGSEAMWNAIVLPESSGNPNAVNPAGYRGLGQTKESWGTGSVATQTQGMLNYAKSRYGSESAAIAFRQAHGWW; this is encoded by the coding sequence ATGAAAAAATTATTAGCAGTTTCAACAGCTGCTGTTGCAGTTACTACAGGGGTAACAGCTACAGCTGACGCAGCAACGCATACAGTTAAATCTGGAGAAACTTTATACAGTATTTCAAAAAAATATAATACAACTGTTGATGCAATCAAATCAGAAAATGGTTTGAAATCAAACTTAATCTTGGCTAACCAAGTAATCAAAGTTAATGAATCTAAAGCAGCTACAGAATATACTGTTGTATCTGGAGACACTTTAGGTAAAATTGCATCTAAATATGACGTTACAGTTTCACAATTAAAGGCTTGGAATAACTTATCATCAGATTTAATTATTGTTGGTCAAAAATTATCATTACAAGCACCAACACAAGCGCCAGTTGCTCAAGCACCGGCACAAACTCAAGTTGCAGCACCTACGTATTCATATGAAACATCAACTCAATCATATGAAGCACCAACGCAAACTTATCAAGCGCCGGCACAAGAAACATACAAAGTTCATACATCACAAACTTCATACGAAGCGCCAGCTCAAACTTCAACAGTTAGCTCTGGTGGATCTACTAAAGCTCAATTCTTAGCAGCAGGTGGATCTGAAGCGATGTGGAATGCTATCGTATTACCTGAATCAAGCGGTAATCCAAACGCTGTTAACCCAGCTGGTTACAGAGGTCTTGGACAAACTAAAGAATCTTGGGGTACAGGTTCAGTAGCAACTCAAACTCAAGGTATGTTGAATTACGCTAAAAGCCGTTACGGTTCGGAATCAGCAGCAATTGCTTTCCGTCAAGCTCATGGCTGGTGGTAG
- the tenA gene encoding thiaminase II — MRFSEQLQQKAEPIIEEIYNDGFIQGFINGNISSDAIKHYLKADSKYLNEFAKVYALLIPKIDSKQQLKFLLEQIEFASSGEVGAHQILADYIGEDYDEVIKDGEWYPTADHYIKHMYYNAYAHEGVAYTVAAMAPCPYVYRRLAQMAIERDDFSEDKNLKEWFEFYHKGMAELIEILNSWLNEFSEKADEHALKIVERNFLESTVHERNFFNMAYTLEKWEFGVENNE; from the coding sequence ATGCGTTTTTCAGAACAGCTACAACAAAAAGCAGAACCAATTATTGAAGAGATTTATAATGACGGTTTTATACAAGGGTTTATAAACGGAAATATTTCAAGTGATGCAATAAAACATTATTTAAAGGCAGATTCAAAATATTTAAATGAATTCGCTAAAGTATATGCATTATTGATACCTAAAATTGATTCGAAACAACAATTAAAGTTTTTATTAGAACAAATTGAGTTTGCTTCTTCAGGAGAAGTTGGTGCTCATCAAATACTTGCAGATTATATTGGTGAAGATTATGATGAAGTTATTAAAGATGGTGAATGGTATCCAACTGCAGATCACTATATTAAGCATATGTATTATAATGCTTATGCACATGAGGGTGTAGCATATACGGTTGCAGCAATGGCACCTTGCCCATATGTATATAGAAGATTAGCTCAAATGGCAATTGAAAGAGATGATTTTTCTGAAGATAAAAATTTAAAAGAATGGTTTGAATTTTACCATAAGGGAATGGCTGAACTTATTGAAATTTTAAATAGTTGGTTAAATGAATTTAGTGAAAAAGCTGATGAACATGCATTAAAAATAGTCGAAAGAAACTTTTTAGAAAGTACGGTACATGAGCGTAATTTCTTTAATATGGCATACACTTTAGAAAAATGGGAATTTGGGGTGGAAAATAATGAATAA
- the murA gene encoding UDP-N-acetylglucosamine 1-carboxyvinyltransferase — protein MDKIVVKGGARLEGTVVVEGAKNAVLPILTATLLPSVGQSVLTNVPKLSDVETINTVLTHLNAEIEYDADKNTVKVDATNTLKIEAPYEYVSKMRASILVMGPLLAREGHARVALPGGCAIGSRPIEQHLKGFEALGAEIELHNGFIEARTPNGLKGHKIYLDFPSVGATQNIMMAAVLAEGKTEIQNVAREPEIVDLANYLNEMGAQVHGAGTDTIRITGVDQLHGAEHSIIPDRIEAGTFMIASAITRGNVNVIGAIREHMTSLVSKLEEAGVQITEIEDGLNIQVPNEIKAIDIKTMPHPGFPTDMQSQIMALLLTANGTSKVTETVFENRFMHVEEFKRMNADIFINGRSAIINGNSTLQGADVKATDLRAGASLILAGLVSDGYTNVTELKHLDRGYVNFHGKLKSLGADVERINDNGKLNDKARV, from the coding sequence ATGGATAAAATCGTCGTAAAAGGCGGAGCACGTCTTGAAGGAACAGTTGTAGTTGAAGGTGCGAAAAATGCAGTGCTACCAATATTGACTGCTACACTCTTACCATCAGTGGGTCAAAGTGTCTTAACGAACGTACCAAAATTAAGTGATGTAGAAACAATTAATACTGTGTTAACACATTTAAATGCTGAAATTGAATATGATGCAGATAAGAATACTGTAAAAGTTGATGCAACTAATACTTTAAAAATTGAAGCACCGTATGAGTACGTAAGTAAAATGAGAGCAAGTATTTTAGTTATGGGACCTTTATTAGCAAGAGAGGGCCATGCTAGAGTTGCTTTACCAGGAGGTTGTGCAATTGGTTCTAGACCTATTGAACAACATTTAAAAGGATTTGAAGCATTAGGTGCAGAGATTGAGTTACATAATGGTTTCATTGAAGCTAGAACACCTAATGGACTAAAAGGTCATAAAATATATTTAGATTTCCCAAGTGTTGGTGCAACTCAAAATATTATGATGGCTGCAGTACTTGCTGAAGGTAAAACAGAAATTCAAAATGTAGCGAGAGAACCTGAAATAGTTGATTTAGCAAACTATTTAAATGAAATGGGCGCTCAAGTCCATGGAGCAGGAACTGATACGATAAGAATTACTGGTGTAGATCAGTTACATGGAGCTGAACATTCAATTATTCCTGACAGAATCGAAGCTGGTACTTTTATGATTGCAAGTGCAATTACAAGAGGTAATGTAAATGTAATTGGAGCAATTCGAGAACATATGACAAGCTTAGTTTCTAAATTAGAAGAAGCTGGAGTTCAAATTACAGAAATAGAAGATGGTTTGAATATTCAAGTACCTAATGAAATTAAAGCGATTGATATTAAAACGATGCCTCATCCTGGTTTTCCAACAGATATGCAATCACAAATCATGGCATTATTGTTAACTGCGAATGGTACAAGTAAAGTAACTGAAACTGTATTTGAAAATAGATTCATGCATGTTGAAGAATTCAAACGTATGAATGCAGATATATTTATTAATGGTAGAAGTGCAATTATTAATGGTAATAGCACACTGCAAGGTGCAGATGTTAAAGCTACTGACTTAAGAGCAGGTGCGTCTTTAATCCTTGCTGGACTTGTTTCTGATGGCTATACAAACGTAACAGAACTTAAACATTTAGATAGAGGTTACGTTAATTTTCATGGTAAACTAAAATCATTAGGTGCAGACGTTGAACGCATTAATGATAATGGCAAGTTAAACGATAAAGCGAGGGTTTAG
- the fabZ gene encoding 3-hydroxyacyl-ACP dehydratase FabZ yields METIYDFNEIKKIIPHRYPFLLLDKIVELEDGKRCVGIKQVAGNEPFFQGHFPDYAVMPGVLIVEALAQTGAVAMLRLEENQGKLAMFAGIDKCRFKKQVTPGDTLRLEVEINKIKGPIGKGTAKATVDGEIACSCEISFAIVD; encoded by the coding sequence ATGGAAACAATTTATGATTTTAATGAAATTAAAAAAATAATCCCTCATCGTTATCCATTTCTTCTACTTGATAAAATAGTAGAATTAGAAGATGGAAAACGATGTGTAGGTATTAAACAAGTAGCAGGTAATGAACCGTTTTTCCAAGGTCATTTTCCTGATTATGCGGTAATGCCTGGTGTACTTATTGTTGAAGCATTAGCACAAACTGGTGCAGTTGCAATGTTACGCTTAGAAGAAAATCAAGGTAAATTAGCAATGTTTGCTGGAATTGATAAATGTCGATTTAAAAAGCAAGTAACACCTGGAGATACATTAAGATTAGAAGTAGAAATAAATAAAATTAAAGGTCCTATTGGTAAAGGAACTGCAAAAGCAACCGTAGATGGAGAAATTGCTTGTAGTTGTGAAATAAGCTTTGCAATAGTTGATTAA
- a CDS encoding DNA-directed RNA polymerase subunit beta gives MTETQSSRSDDKNRKSPFKKFKEKIQTNRVETIQGIEVEHRVIPLWIKFLILLVLMVLLFIVGTMIGYGILQNPFGVFNPETWQHIFDLTGRNS, from the coding sequence ATGACTGAGACGCAATCATCAAGATCTGACGATAAAAATAGAAAGTCACCATTTAAAAAATTTAAAGAAAAAATTCAAACAAATAGAGTAGAAACGATTCAAGGTATTGAAGTTGAACATCGTGTTATTCCATTATGGATAAAGTTTCTTATACTGTTAGTTTTAATGGTCTTGCTATTTATTGTTGGGACTATGATTGGATATGGAATACTTCAAAATCCTTTTGGCGTATTCAACCCTGAAACTTGGCAGCACATCTTTGACTTAACTGGGAGGAACTCATGA
- a CDS encoding YwpF-like family protein, protein MKTFKAVRFQIVDDEQITEYELLDGIIINKENSGTGWLLEILISDIHYEQMKEYYDSQTLLDTRVVITRPSNDPALFDATIKYIEQLNEQISVVFECHIYTLRQVYAERLLEQLIDEGLTGDELKTSFNRLMQSKPKLKDEKSNI, encoded by the coding sequence ATGAAAACATTTAAAGCTGTTCGCTTTCAAATAGTAGATGATGAGCAGATTACAGAATATGAATTACTTGATGGCATCATCATTAATAAAGAAAATAGTGGCACAGGATGGTTATTAGAGATTTTAATATCAGACATACATTATGAACAAATGAAAGAATACTATGATAGTCAAACATTATTAGATACAAGAGTTGTCATTACGAGACCATCTAATGACCCAGCACTGTTTGATGCAACAATTAAATATATTGAACAATTAAATGAACAAATTTCAGTCGTTTTTGAATGTCATATTTATACTTTAAGACAAGTTTATGCCGAACGACTATTAGAACAATTAATTGACGAAGGACTTACTGGAGATGAGTTGAAAACGTCATTCAATAGATTAATGCAATCTAAACCTAAATTAAAAGACGAAAAAAGTAATATATAA